One region of Streptomyces capillispiralis genomic DNA includes:
- a CDS encoding sulfurtransferase has product MNAIISASELADALAGANPPVLLDVRWQLSTATAAGEPPFDGRAAHRAGHLPGAVYVDLDTELASAPGGHGRHPLPDPEVFGAAMRRAGVSAGTPVVVYDGGTGWAAARAWWLLRWTGHPDVRVLDGGLPSWEGPLETSQPRPAEGDFVPVPAAEGLLDADGAAALARSGVLLDARAGERYRGEVEPIDRVGGHIPGAVSAPTTENVGPDGRFRPAAELAARFGELGVARGSAVGVYCGSGVSAAHEVLALAVAGIPAALYVGSWSEWSSDPERPVALGPDPQ; this is encoded by the coding sequence ATGAACGCCATCATCTCCGCATCCGAACTCGCCGACGCGCTGGCGGGGGCGAACCCGCCGGTGCTGCTCGACGTCCGCTGGCAGCTCAGCACGGCCACGGCGGCCGGTGAACCGCCGTTCGACGGAAGGGCCGCCCACCGGGCCGGCCACCTCCCCGGAGCCGTCTACGTCGACCTGGACACGGAGTTGGCCTCCGCGCCGGGCGGACACGGCCGCCATCCGCTGCCCGACCCGGAGGTGTTCGGCGCCGCGATGCGACGGGCGGGCGTGTCGGCCGGGACGCCGGTGGTCGTGTACGACGGGGGCACGGGCTGGGCGGCCGCCCGCGCGTGGTGGCTGCTGCGCTGGACGGGTCACCCGGACGTGCGGGTCCTCGACGGCGGGTTGCCGTCCTGGGAGGGCCCGTTGGAGACGTCGCAGCCGCGGCCGGCCGAGGGCGACTTCGTCCCCGTGCCGGCGGCGGAAGGGCTGCTCGACGCCGACGGCGCGGCGGCGCTGGCGCGTTCGGGGGTGCTGCTGGACGCCCGCGCGGGGGAGCGGTACCGCGGTGAGGTGGAGCCGATCGACCGGGTCGGCGGGCACATCCCGGGCGCGGTGTCGGCGCCCACCACGGAGAACGTCGGCCCCGACGGCCGTTTCCGGCCCGCCGCGGAACTCGCCGCCCGCTTCGGGGAACTCGGCGTGGCGCGGGGTTCGGCGGTCGGCGTGTACTGCGGCTCGGGCGTCTCCGCGGCGCACGAGGTGCTGGCACTGGCGGTCGCGGGCATCCCCGCGGCGCTGTACGTCGGGTCCTGGTCGGAGTGGTCGTCGGACCCGGAGCGGCCGGTGGCGCTGGGGCCCGACCCACAGTGA
- a CDS encoding DUF3093 domain-containing protein, protein MQLSAAPYEERLTAPRTWWLLAFLVGVSMALILLPFGTLPMLGGLAGGTAVAAVVASSYGSVRIRVVGGHLIAGDAKIPVSALGEAEVLDAEEARAWRTHKADPRSFMLLRAYIPGALRVDVTDPADPTPYVFLSTREPERLAQALRAAKESADAA, encoded by the coding sequence ATGCAGCTCTCCGCCGCCCCGTACGAAGAACGCCTCACCGCCCCCCGCACCTGGTGGCTGCTCGCCTTCCTGGTGGGGGTCTCCATGGCGCTGATCCTGCTGCCGTTCGGCACCCTGCCGATGCTCGGCGGCCTGGCCGGCGGCACCGCCGTCGCGGCGGTCGTGGCCAGCTCGTACGGCTCGGTGCGCATCCGGGTCGTGGGCGGCCACCTCATCGCGGGCGACGCGAAGATCCCGGTGTCGGCTCTGGGCGAGGCGGAGGTCCTGGACGCCGAGGAGGCCCGGGCATGGCGCACGCACAAGGCCGACCCGCGCTCCTTCATGCTGCTGCGCGCCTACATCCCGGGCGCTCTGCGCGTGGACGTGACGGACCCGGCGGACCCGACGCCCTACGTCTTCCTGTCGACCCGCGAGCCGGAGCGGCTGGCCCAGGCCCTGCGGGCGGCGAAGGAGTCCGCGGACGCCGCTTGA
- a CDS encoding response regulator transcription factor — protein MRVLVVEDEQLLADAVATGLRREAMAVDVVYDGAAALERIGVNDYDVVVLDRDLPLVHGDDVCRKIVELGMPTRVLMLTASGDVSDRVEGLEIGADDYLPKPFAFSELIARVRALGRRTSVPLPPVLERAGIKLDPNRREVFRDGKEVQLAPKEFAVLEVLMRSEGAVVSAEQLLEKAWDENTDPFTNVVRVTVMTLRRKLGEPPVIVTVPGSGYRI, from the coding sequence GTGCGCGTACTCGTCGTCGAGGACGAGCAGCTGCTCGCCGATGCCGTGGCCACCGGACTGCGCCGGGAGGCCATGGCCGTCGACGTCGTGTACGACGGTGCGGCCGCCCTGGAGCGCATCGGCGTCAACGACTACGACGTGGTCGTCCTCGACCGCGACCTCCCGCTCGTGCACGGCGACGACGTCTGCCGCAAGATCGTCGAGCTCGGCATGCCCACGCGCGTGCTGATGCTCACGGCCTCCGGTGACGTCAGCGACCGCGTGGAGGGCCTGGAGATCGGCGCCGACGACTATCTGCCCAAGCCCTTCGCGTTCAGCGAGCTCATCGCGCGCGTGCGCGCGCTGGGACGGCGGACGAGCGTGCCGCTGCCGCCCGTCCTGGAGCGCGCCGGGATCAAGCTCGACCCCAACCGCCGCGAGGTCTTCCGCGACGGCAAGGAGGTCCAGCTCGCGCCGAAGGAGTTCGCCGTCCTGGAGGTGCTGATGCGCAGCGAGGGCGCGGTGGTCTCGGCGGAGCAGCTGCTGGAGAAGGCCTGGGACGAGAACACGGACCCGTTCACCAACGTGGTGCGGGTGACCGTGATGACGCTGCGCCGCAAGCTGGGCGAGCCGCCGGTCATCGTGACCGTGCCGGGCTCCGGATACCGGATCTGA
- a CDS encoding ferrochelatase translates to MPDVLDASPYDALLLLSFGGPEGPDDVVPFLENVTRGRGIPKERLKEVGQHYFLFGGISPINDQNRALLEALREDFAAHGLDLPVHWGNRNWAPYLTDTLREMVQAGHRRILVLATSAYASYSGCRQYRENLADALATLEAEGLELPTIDKLRHYFNHPGFVEPMVDGVVRSLADLPEDVRDGAHIAFTTHSIPTSAADTSGPVENHGDGGAYVAQHLDVARLIADAVRERTGVDHPWQLVYQSRSGAPHIPWLEPDICDHLEERHAAGVPAVVMAPIGFVSDHMEVLYDLDTEAEAKARELGLPVRRSATVGADPRFAAAVRELVVERAATERGQDVTPCALGALGASHHLCPVDCCPARAPRPAAAGADSPYA, encoded by the coding sequence ATGCCAGACGTGCTCGACGCCAGTCCTTACGACGCCCTGCTCCTGCTCTCCTTCGGCGGCCCCGAAGGCCCGGACGACGTGGTCCCGTTCCTGGAGAACGTGACGCGCGGGCGCGGCATCCCCAAGGAACGCCTCAAGGAAGTCGGGCAGCACTACTTCCTGTTCGGCGGGATCAGCCCCATCAACGACCAGAACCGCGCGCTGCTGGAGGCGCTCCGCGAGGACTTCGCCGCGCACGGTCTGGACCTGCCGGTCCACTGGGGCAACCGCAACTGGGCGCCCTACCTCACCGACACCCTGCGCGAGATGGTCCAGGCCGGCCACCGCCGCATCCTCGTCCTGGCCACCAGCGCCTACGCCTCGTACTCCGGCTGCCGCCAGTACCGCGAGAACCTCGCCGACGCCCTCGCCACCCTGGAGGCGGAAGGGCTGGAGCTGCCGACAATCGACAAGCTGCGGCACTACTTCAACCACCCCGGCTTCGTCGAGCCCATGGTCGACGGAGTCGTCCGGTCCCTCGCCGACCTCCCCGAGGACGTCCGGGACGGCGCGCACATCGCGTTCACCACCCACTCGATCCCCACCTCCGCCGCGGACACCTCCGGCCCCGTCGAGAACCACGGCGACGGCGGTGCGTACGTCGCGCAGCACCTGGACGTGGCCCGGCTGATCGCCGACGCCGTCCGCGAGCGCACCGGCGTCGACCACCCCTGGCAGCTCGTCTACCAGTCCCGTTCCGGCGCCCCGCACATCCCGTGGCTGGAACCCGACATCTGCGACCACCTCGAGGAGCGCCATGCCGCCGGTGTCCCGGCCGTGGTGATGGCCCCGATCGGCTTCGTCTCCGACCACATGGAGGTCCTCTACGACCTCGACACCGAGGCCGAGGCCAAGGCGCGGGAGCTGGGGCTGCCGGTGCGCCGCTCCGCGACCGTCGGAGCCGACCCGCGGTTCGCCGCCGCCGTCCGTGAGCTGGTCGTGGAGCGTGCCGCCACCGAGCGCGGGCAGGACGTCACGCCGTGCGCCCTGGGCGCGCTCGGCGCGAGCCACCACCTCTGCCCGGTGGACTGCTGCCCGGCCCGCGCACCGCGTCCCGCCGCCGCGGGCGCCGACAGCCCCTACGCATGA
- a CDS encoding PaaI family thioesterase: MSGTSAALQPPADAVQPVRHPDAPAPGELLGAHYGQCFGCGGEQPHGLHLQARAGEGVSITAEFTVQAAHQGAPGLAHGGVLATALDETLGSLNWLLRTIAVTGRLETDFVRPVPVGTVLHLEAEVTAVAGRKIYCSATGRIGGPDGPVAVRADALFIEVKVDHFIDHGRDEEIQAAMSDPDQVRRARAFEVNP; the protein is encoded by the coding sequence GTGAGTGGTACTTCCGCAGCTCTTCAGCCCCCGGCCGACGCCGTGCAGCCGGTGCGCCACCCGGACGCCCCCGCACCCGGCGAGCTCCTGGGCGCGCACTACGGCCAGTGTTTCGGCTGCGGCGGCGAACAGCCCCACGGGCTGCACCTCCAGGCCCGCGCCGGTGAAGGCGTGTCGATCACCGCCGAGTTCACCGTGCAGGCCGCCCACCAGGGCGCCCCGGGACTCGCGCACGGCGGGGTGCTCGCCACCGCCCTGGACGAGACGCTCGGCTCGCTCAACTGGCTGCTGCGCACGATCGCGGTGACCGGCAGGCTGGAGACCGACTTCGTCCGGCCGGTGCCGGTCGGCACGGTGCTGCACCTGGAGGCCGAGGTGACCGCGGTGGCGGGACGGAAGATCTACTGCAGTGCCACCGGACGCATCGGCGGCCCCGACGGGCCCGTCGCGGTCCGCGCCGACGCCCTGTTCATCGAGGTCAAGGTCGACCACTTCATCGACCACGGGCGCGACGAGGAGATCCAGGCCGCCATGAGCGACCCCGACCAGGTCCGCCGTGCCCGCGCCTTCGAGGTGAACCCGTGA
- the dut gene encoding dUTP diphosphatase, which translates to MSGLEVAIKRVDPDVPLPAYEHPGDAGADLRTTEPCELAPGERAVLPTGVSVALPEGYAAFVHPRSGLAARCGVALVNAPGTVDAGYRGEIKVIVVNLDPRETVRFERFDRIAQLVVQQVERVRFVSVAELPPSARAEGGFGSTGGHAAVEGKSGTSVQAAVGGTTGGNRYASVVSDREGQ; encoded by the coding sequence GTGAGCGGGCTCGAGGTCGCGATCAAGCGCGTCGACCCCGACGTACCGCTTCCGGCGTACGAGCACCCGGGCGACGCGGGGGCCGATCTGCGCACCACCGAGCCCTGCGAACTGGCCCCCGGCGAGCGTGCGGTGCTGCCCACCGGGGTGTCTGTGGCCCTGCCCGAGGGGTACGCGGCCTTCGTGCACCCGCGTTCCGGTCTGGCCGCGCGCTGCGGCGTCGCCCTGGTGAATGCCCCGGGGACGGTTGATGCCGGGTACCGTGGGGAGATCAAGGTGATCGTGGTGAATCTCGACCCGCGCGAGACGGTGCGGTTCGAGCGCTTCGACCGGATTGCCCAACTGGTCGTCCAGCAGGTCGAGAGGGTTCGTTTCGTGTCGGTCGCGGAACTTCCCCCCTCGGCCCGGGCCGAGGGGGGCTTCGGTTCCACCGGCGGGCACGCGGCGGTGGAAGGTAAGAGCGGCACAAGCGTTCAGGCCGCCGTGGGCGGCACGACGGGTGGGAATCGATACGCTTCGGTCGTATCCGACCGGGAAGGACAGTGA
- a CDS encoding sensor histidine kinase, which translates to MATTPAPPTAPPKPTWDPRKLDPPFPWLRPTIRIRLTLLYGGMFLIAGILLLSIIYLLAAQALHDGGSGQSFQVTGTNIDITSDTCPQLDTATTNSQLNDMLKQCNAAQRQHALDDLLSRSLGALLGLAIIAFAFGYAMAGRVLSPLGRITRTARAVVVAGSDLSRRIELDGPDDELKELADTFDDMLERLQRAFTAQQRFVGNASHELRTPLAINRTLLEVHLSDPHAPVELQQLGKTLLATNERSEQLVEGLLLLARSDNQIVERKPVDLAEVASQAIDQVHAEADAKGVEIRGTCEPAVVQGNGVLLERIALNLVQNAVRYNVPEDGWVEVTTEVQHGQAVLVVSNTGPVVPAYEIDNLFEPFRRLRTERTGSDKGVGLGLSIVRSVARAHGGHIYAQPREGGGLVMRVTLPI; encoded by the coding sequence ATGGCCACCACACCCGCGCCCCCCACCGCGCCCCCCAAGCCGACGTGGGACCCGAGGAAGCTCGACCCGCCCTTCCCGTGGCTGCGCCCGACCATCCGCATACGTCTCACGCTGCTGTACGGCGGCATGTTCCTGATCGCCGGCATCCTGCTGCTGTCGATCATCTACCTGCTGGCCGCCCAGGCCCTCCACGACGGCGGCAGCGGCCAGTCCTTCCAGGTGACCGGCACCAACATCGACATCACCAGCGACACCTGCCCCCAGCTGGACACGGCGACCACCAACAGCCAGCTCAACGACATGCTGAAGCAGTGCAACGCGGCCCAGCGCCAGCACGCGCTGGACGATCTGCTCAGCCGCTCCCTGGGGGCGCTGCTCGGCCTGGCGATCATCGCCTTCGCCTTCGGCTACGCCATGGCCGGCCGCGTCCTGTCGCCGCTGGGCCGGATCACCCGCACCGCCCGCGCGGTCGTCGTGGCGGGTTCCGACCTGTCCCGCCGGATCGAGCTGGACGGCCCGGACGACGAGCTGAAGGAGCTGGCCGACACCTTCGACGACATGCTGGAGCGGCTCCAGCGGGCGTTCACCGCCCAGCAGCGCTTCGTGGGCAACGCCTCGCACGAGCTGCGCACCCCGCTGGCGATCAACCGCACCCTGCTGGAGGTGCACCTCTCCGACCCGCACGCGCCGGTGGAGCTCCAGCAGCTCGGCAAGACGCTGCTGGCCACCAACGAGCGCAGCGAACAGCTCGTGGAGGGCCTGCTGCTGCTCGCCCGCAGCGACAACCAGATCGTCGAGCGCAAACCCGTGGACCTGGCCGAGGTGGCCTCCCAGGCCATCGACCAGGTGCACGCCGAGGCGGACGCCAAGGGCGTGGAGATCCGCGGCACCTGCGAGCCCGCGGTCGTCCAGGGCAACGGCGTGCTGCTGGAGCGGATCGCCCTCAACCTGGTGCAGAACGCCGTGCGGTACAACGTGCCCGAGGACGGCTGGGTGGAGGTCACCACCGAGGTCCAGCACGGACAGGCGGTCCTGGTGGTGTCCAACACCGGCCCGGTCGTACCGGCGTACGAGATCGACAATCTCTTCGAGCCCTTCAGGCGGCTGCGCACCGAGCGCACCGGCAGTGACAAGGGTGTAGGACTGGGTCTTTCCATCGTGCGGTCGGTGGCCCGGGCGCACGGCGGGCACATCTACGCCCAGCCCCGTGAAGGAGGCGGACTCGTGATGCGCGTCACCCTTCCGATCTGA
- a CDS encoding inositol monophosphatase family protein produces MTDPLHAELLELAREAARRAGELLRDGRPADLAVAATKSSPIDVVTEMDIAAEKLITTLIAERRPEDGFLGEEGASTEGSSGIRWVIDPLDGTVNYLYGLPTWAVSIAAEQDGETVAGAVVAPMRGEAYHAVRGGGAWATGAWEGERELTCRPSPPLDQALVSTGFNYVADVRTHQADVARRIIPLLRDIRRGGSAAVDLCDVAAGRLDGYYERGLHPWDLAAGDLIAREAGAVTGGRPGERPSWDLTVAATPGVFEPLQQLLEDFGAWHD; encoded by the coding sequence GTGACCGACCCCCTGCACGCGGAACTGCTCGAACTGGCCCGGGAAGCGGCCCGCCGCGCGGGCGAGCTGCTGCGGGACGGCCGCCCGGCCGACCTGGCGGTCGCCGCGACCAAGTCCAGCCCGATCGACGTGGTGACCGAGATGGACATCGCGGCGGAGAAGCTGATCACCACGCTCATCGCCGAGCGGCGCCCGGAGGACGGCTTCCTCGGCGAGGAGGGCGCCTCCACCGAGGGCAGCAGCGGCATCCGCTGGGTGATCGACCCGCTCGACGGCACGGTGAACTACCTGTACGGGCTGCCCACCTGGGCCGTCTCCATCGCCGCCGAGCAGGACGGCGAGACCGTGGCCGGGGCGGTCGTCGCGCCCATGCGCGGTGAGGCCTACCACGCGGTCCGGGGCGGAGGCGCGTGGGCCACCGGCGCCTGGGAGGGCGAGCGCGAGCTGACCTGCCGCCCCTCGCCGCCCCTGGACCAGGCCCTGGTCTCGACCGGTTTCAACTACGTCGCGGACGTCCGCACCCACCAGGCCGACGTGGCCCGGCGGATAATCCCCCTCCTGCGTGACATCCGGCGCGGCGGCTCGGCCGCCGTCGACCTCTGCGACGTGGCCGCGGGCCGCCTGGACGGCTACTACGAGCGCGGGCTGCACCCCTGGGACCTCGCCGCCGGTGACCTGATCGCCCGGGAGGCGGGCGCGGTGACCGGTGGACGCCCCGGGGAGCGCCCGTCCTGGGACCTGACCGTCGCGGCCACCCCGGGCGTCTTCGAGCCCCTCCAGCAGCTTCTGGAGGACTTCGGCGCCTGGCACGACTGA
- the sepH gene encoding septation protein SepH yields MPELRVVAVSNDGTRLVLKAADSTEYTLPIDERLRAAVRGDRPRLGQIEIEVESHLRPRDIQARIRAGATAEEVAQMAGIPVDRVRRFEGPVLAERAFMAERARKTPVRRPGENSGPPLGEAVQERLLLRGAEKDTVQWDSWRRDDGTWEVLLVYRVAAEPHSAIWTYDPPRRLVQAVDEEARSLIGESDDLAAPEPSFPFVPRIARLPRDRPLDRPGDRERPGLPAQASEPPEESTAVTASGERDSLTSLLEAVPSFRGDLVVPERVPEAAPEEPDPDEPEAEEPPAPAASAGSAYADVLMPRSVGSHRDRLIGSTDRQAEADGVRPGRRAAVPSWDEIVFGTRRKKQE; encoded by the coding sequence ATGCCCGAACTGCGTGTCGTGGCCGTCTCGAATGACGGCACACGGCTGGTGCTGAAGGCTGCGGACAGCACGGAGTACACGCTTCCGATCGACGAACGGCTCCGCGCCGCCGTGCGCGGCGACCGTCCCCGCCTCGGCCAGATCGAGATCGAGGTGGAGAGCCATCTCCGCCCCCGCGACATCCAGGCGCGTATACGAGCCGGCGCGACCGCGGAAGAGGTCGCGCAGATGGCCGGCATCCCCGTGGACCGCGTACGCCGCTTCGAGGGCCCGGTCCTCGCCGAGCGCGCCTTCATGGCCGAACGCGCCCGCAAGACCCCCGTGCGCAGGCCCGGCGAGAACTCCGGTCCCCCGCTCGGAGAGGCCGTGCAGGAGCGGCTGTTGCTGCGCGGCGCGGAGAAGGACACCGTCCAGTGGGACTCCTGGCGCCGCGACGACGGCACCTGGGAGGTCCTGCTGGTCTACCGGGTCGCGGCCGAACCGCACTCGGCGATCTGGACGTACGACCCGCCCCGGCGGCTCGTCCAGGCCGTCGACGAGGAGGCGCGCTCGCTGATCGGCGAGTCCGACGACCTCGCCGCGCCCGAGCCCAGCTTCCCGTTCGTGCCGCGCATCGCCCGGCTGCCGCGCGACCGCCCGCTGGACCGTCCCGGCGACCGCGAGCGCCCGGGCCTTCCCGCGCAGGCCTCCGAGCCGCCCGAGGAGTCCACGGCAGTTACGGCATCGGGTGAACGGGACTCGCTGACCAGTCTGCTGGAGGCGGTGCCGAGCTTCCGGGGCGACCTGGTGGTCCCGGAACGCGTACCCGAGGCGGCTCCCGAGGAGCCGGATCCCGACGAGCCCGAGGCGGAGGAGCCGCCGGCGCCCGCGGCCTCGGCCGGTTCCGCCTACGCGGACGTCCTCATGCCGCGGTCCGTCGGCAGCCACCGGGACCGTCTCATCGGCTCGACCGACCGGCAGGCCGAGGCGGACGGCGTCCGTCCGGGCCGCCGGGCGGCGGTGCCGAGCTGGGACGAGATCGTCTTCGGGACGCGGCGGAAGAAACAGGAGTAA
- a CDS encoding DUF4193 domain-containing protein: MATDYDTPRKTDDDVDSDSLEELKARRNDKSASAVDVDEFEAAEGLELPGADLSNEELAVRVLPKQQDEFTCMSCFLVHHRSQLAREKNGQPICRDCD; this comes from the coding sequence ATGGCAACCGACTACGACACTCCACGCAAGACCGACGACGACGTCGACTCGGACAGCCTGGAAGAGCTGAAGGCCCGACGCAACGACAAGTCGGCCTCCGCAGTGGACGTCGACGAGTTCGAGGCCGCGGAAGGCCTGGAACTGCCCGGGGCGGACCTCTCGAACGAGGAGCTGGCCGTCCGGGTCCTGCCGAAGCAGCAGGACGAGTTCACGTGCATGAGCTGCTTCCTGGTGCACCACCGCAGCCAGCTGGCCCGCGAGAAGAACGGCCAGCCGATCTGCCGCGACTGCGACTGA
- a CDS encoding MFS transporter, whose amino-acid sequence MPSPYRALFAAPGSKAFSAAGFLGRMPLSMMGIGVVTMISQLTGRYGLAGALSATIALAAAVAGPQVSRLVDRYGQRRVLRPATLISLAAAAVLLLAAHYDWPDWVLFVACVGIGCVPSVGAMVRARWAALYRGTPQLHTAYSFESVVDEICFIFGPIVSIGLSTAWFPEAGPLLAACFLAAGVFWLTAQRATEPEPHPREHKGGGSALRAPGLQVLVATFVATGAIFGAVDVVTVAFAEEEGSKAAASVVLAVYALGSCLAGVVFGLLHFAGAAERRWLLGVCAMAVSMIPLLLVGNLPFLAVALFVAGLSIAPTMITTMSLIEEHVPRAQLTEGMTWVSTGLAVGVAVGSSVAGWVIDAAGARAGYGVPAVSGAVAVVVGFLGYRRLRQPAPGRGGSVGQHGEREERHVA is encoded by the coding sequence GTGCCCAGCCCCTACCGCGCCCTGTTCGCCGCTCCTGGCAGCAAGGCCTTCTCCGCCGCGGGGTTCCTCGGCCGGATGCCGCTGTCCATGATGGGCATCGGCGTGGTGACGATGATCTCCCAGCTCACCGGGCGGTACGGGCTGGCGGGTGCCCTGTCCGCCACCATCGCGCTGGCGGCCGCCGTGGCCGGCCCCCAGGTCTCCCGTCTGGTGGACCGGTACGGGCAGCGGCGGGTGCTGCGCCCGGCGACGCTGATCTCGCTCGCCGCGGCGGCGGTGCTCCTGCTCGCCGCGCACTACGACTGGCCGGACTGGGTGCTCTTCGTCGCGTGCGTCGGCATCGGCTGCGTGCCGAGCGTCGGCGCGATGGTCCGGGCCCGCTGGGCCGCCCTGTACCGGGGCACCCCGCAACTGCACACCGCGTACTCCTTCGAGTCCGTGGTCGACGAGATCTGCTTCATCTTCGGGCCGATCGTCTCCATCGGGCTGTCCACGGCCTGGTTCCCGGAGGCCGGCCCCCTGCTGGCGGCCTGCTTCCTGGCGGCCGGCGTCTTCTGGCTGACCGCGCAGCGCGCCACCGAGCCCGAGCCGCACCCGCGCGAGCACAAGGGCGGCGGCTCGGCGCTGCGCGCCCCGGGCCTTCAGGTCCTGGTCGCGACGTTCGTGGCGACGGGGGCGATCTTCGGTGCCGTGGACGTGGTCACCGTGGCGTTCGCCGAGGAGGAGGGGAGCAAGGCGGCCGCCAGCGTGGTGCTGGCCGTGTACGCGCTGGGTTCGTGCCTCGCGGGCGTCGTGTTCGGGCTGCTGCACTTCGCGGGGGCGGCGGAACGCCGTTGGCTGCTGGGCGTGTGCGCCATGGCCGTGAGTATGATCCCACTCCTACTGGTCGGGAACCTGCCGTTTCTGGCCGTGGCGCTGTTCGTTGCGGGTCTGTCCATCGCTCCCACGATGATCACGACGATGTCCCTCATCGAAGAGCACGTACCACGCGCGCAGCTCACCGAGGGGATGACCTGGGTGAGCACCGGGCTCGCGGTCGGGGTCGCGGTCGGCTCCTCCGTGGCCGGCTGGGTGATCGACGCGGCCGGGGCGCGTGCCGGGTACGGGGTTCCGGCGGTGTCCGGGGCCGTCGCGGTCGTGGTCGGTTTCCTCGGGTACCGCCGGCTCAGGCAGCCGGCTCCGGGTCGGGGAGGCTCCGTTGGGCAGCACGGCGAGCGCGAGGAACGGCACGTGGCGTAA
- a CDS encoding D-arabinono-1,4-lactone oxidase encodes MGSTASARNGTWRNWGGNVSARPAREVAPASVEELADAVRRAAEDGLPVKAVGTGHSFTSIAATDGVLIRPQLLTGIRDIDRVGGTVTVEAGTPLKRLNVALAREGLSLANMGDIMEQTVSGAISTGTHGTGRDSASIAAQIRGLELVTADGSVLTCSAKENPDVFAAARIGLGALGVVTAITFAVEPVFLLTAREEPMPFDRVCAEFDQLHAENEHFEFYWFPHTGNTNTKRNNRSAGPERPVPALRGWFEDEFLSNGVFQAANWLGRAVPPAVPAIARISSRALSARTYTDIPYKVFTSPRRVRFVEMEYAVPQAALVETLRELKAMVDRSPLRVSFPVEVRTAPADDITLSTASGRDSAYIAVHMFKGTPYQGYFTAAERILTAHEGRPHWGKIHTRDAAYLSRVYPRFEEFATLRDRLDPERRFRNDYLRRVLGA; translated from the coding sequence TTGGGCAGCACGGCGAGCGCGAGGAACGGCACGTGGCGTAACTGGGGAGGCAATGTCTCCGCCCGGCCCGCGCGAGAGGTCGCGCCCGCCTCCGTCGAGGAACTGGCCGACGCCGTACGGCGGGCCGCCGAGGACGGGCTGCCGGTGAAGGCGGTCGGCACAGGGCACTCGTTCACCTCCATAGCCGCCACCGACGGTGTGTTGATCCGGCCTCAACTATTGACCGGCATACGTGACATCGACCGGGTGGGCGGTACCGTCACGGTGGAGGCGGGCACACCGCTCAAGAGGCTCAATGTGGCCCTCGCGCGGGAGGGTCTGTCGCTGGCCAACATGGGCGACATCATGGAGCAGACGGTCTCGGGGGCCATCAGTACCGGCACCCACGGCACCGGCCGCGACTCCGCCTCCATCGCCGCCCAGATCCGGGGTCTGGAGCTGGTCACCGCCGACGGTTCGGTGCTCACCTGCTCCGCGAAGGAGAACCCGGACGTCTTCGCCGCCGCCCGCATCGGCCTCGGCGCGCTCGGCGTCGTCACCGCGATCACCTTCGCCGTGGAGCCGGTCTTCCTGCTGACGGCCCGCGAGGAGCCCATGCCCTTCGACCGGGTCTGCGCCGAATTCGATCAACTGCATGCCGAGAACGAGCACTTCGAGTTCTACTGGTTCCCGCACACCGGCAACACCAACACCAAGCGGAACAACCGCAGCGCGGGCCCGGAGCGGCCGGTGCCGGCCCTCAGGGGCTGGTTCGAGGACGAGTTCCTCTCCAACGGTGTCTTCCAGGCGGCCAACTGGCTCGGCCGCGCGGTGCCCCCGGCCGTTCCGGCCATCGCGCGGATCTCCAGCCGGGCCCTGTCCGCGCGGACCTACACCGACATCCCCTACAAGGTGTTCACATCGCCGCGCCGGGTGCGCTTCGTGGAGATGGAGTACGCCGTTCCGCAGGCGGCCCTGGTGGAGACGCTGCGGGAACTGAAGGCGATGGTCGACCGCTCGCCGCTCAGGGTCAGCTTCCCCGTCGAGGTGCGCACCGCGCCGGCCGACGACATCACGTTGTCCACGGCGTCCGGCCGGGACAGCGCGTACATCGCCGTCCACATGTTCAAGGGCACCCCCTATCAGGGGTATTTCACCGCGGCCGAGCGGATCCTCACCGCGCACGAGGGGCGGCCCCACTGGGGGAAGATCCACACCCGTGACGCCGCGTACCTCTCCCGGGTGTACCCGCGTTTCGAGGAGTTCGCCACGCTCCGTGACCGCCTGGATCCCGAACGCCGGTTCCGCAACGACTACTTGCGGAGGGTCCTGGGAGCGTAG